The proteins below are encoded in one region of Mauremys reevesii isolate NIE-2019 linkage group 15, ASM1616193v1, whole genome shotgun sequence:
- the LOC120382998 gene encoding zinc finger protein 43-like, which produces MQENYETVTSLGLPIPKPDLVTRLEAGEEPWLPDFQASEERKLPRGTGTVQAMIPAWILCPTAGDKTKSENKEGDPQQKCPEQVELQGTFLRRAEENFSQCLEQSKAWSNWHRSERKLGNCQRKKVDESIECGGAGRDPKEITAQQTNHKENKPYNCLDCGKSFSRRSVLSNHERIHTGERLYKCLDCGKSFSQCSGLINHRRIHTGERPYKCLDCGKSFSQHSGLINHGKIHTGERPYKCLDCGKSFDRSSNLTTHRRVHTGERPYKCLECGKSFSQLSGLISHGRNHTGERPYKCLECGKSFGVPSSLIIHQRTHTGEKPYKCLECGKSFSQRSRLISHEIIHTGEGPYKCLECGKSFSAPSVLIIHQRTHTGEKPYKCLDCGKSFSQRSVLITHRRIHTGEGPYKCLECGKSFSVPSALLIHQRTHTGEKPYKCLVCGKSFSRSSHLISHGRIHTGEGPYKCLDCGKSFSQRSVLINHGRIHTGDGPYKCLECGKSFSVPSALLIHQRTHTGEKPYKCLECGKSFSQRSGLISHGRIHTEERPYKCLDCGKSFKRSSNLIIHRRLHTGERPYKCLDCGKSFSQRSGLISHGRIHTGERPYKCSDCGKSFGQRSVLINHLRTHTGERPYKCSDCGKSFNRSSNLITHRRLHTG; this is translated from the exons atgcaggagaattatgagactgtgacctcactgg GActccccattcccaaacctgacctAGTCACCCGGCTAGAagcaggggaagagccatggCTCCCGGATTTCCAGGCCTCCGAGGAAAGGAAGCTCCCAAGAGGTACTGGCACAG TCCAAGCAATGATTCCTGCCTGGATTCTCTGTCCCACAGCAGGTGACAAGACAAAGAGTGAGAACAAGGAGGGGGATCCACAGCAGAAATGTCCTGAACAAGTGGAGCTGCAGGGGACATTTTTGAGAAGAGCTGAAGAGAATTTTTCCCAGTGCTTGGAACAGAGTAAAGCCTGGAGTAattggcacaggtcagagaggaagTTGGGAAACTGCCAAAGGAAGAAAGTGGATGAATCAATTGAAtgtgggggggcaggcagggatcccAAGGAAATcacagcccagcagacaaatcACAAGGAAAATAAACCCTATAactgcttggactgtgggaaaagtttcagtcggcGCTCCGTCCTTAGTAaccatgagagaatccacacgggagagagactgtataaatgcttggactgtgggaaaagcttcagtcagtgCTCAGGCCTTATTAaccataggagaatccacacaggagagagaccctataaatgcttggactgtgggaaaagcttcagtcagcactcagGCCTTATTAACCATGGtaaaatccacactggagagagaccctataaatgcttggactgtgggaaaagcttcgatCGGAGCTCAAATCTTACTACCCATCGGAGagtgcacacaggagagagaccgtataaatgccttgagtgtgggaaaagttttagtCAGCTCTCAGGCCTTATTAGCCATGGGAGAAACCACACGGGGGAGAGACCAtataaatgccttgagtgtgggaaaagttttggTGTACCATCTTCCCTTATTATACATCAGAGgacccacacgggagagaaaccctataaatgtttggagtgtgggaaaagcttcagtcagcgctcacgcCTTATTAgccatgagataatccacacgggagagggaccatataaatgccttgagtgtgggaaaagtttcagtgcaccATCAGTCCTTATTATACATCAGAGgacccacacgggagagaaaccctataaatgcttggactgtgggaaaagcttcagtcagcgctcagtCCTCATTACTCATAGGAGAATCCATACAGGAGAGGGACCATATAAATGTctcgagtgtgggaaaagtttcagtgtaCCATCAGCCCTTCTCATACATCAGAGgacccacacgggagagaaaccctataaatgcttggtctgtggaaaaagcttcagtcggagctcacatCTCATTAgccatgggagaatccacactggagagggaccatataaatgcttggactgtgggaaaagcttcagtcagcgctcagtCCTTATTAACCATGGGAGAATACACACAGGAGACGGACCAtataaatgccttgagtgtgggaaaagtttcagtgtaCCATCAGCCCTTCTTATACACCAGAGaacccacacgggagagaaaccctataaatgtttggagtgtgggaagagcttcagtcagcgctcaggCCTTATTAgccatgggagaatccacacagaagaaagaccctataaatgcttggactgtggaaaaagcttcaaacGGAGCTCAAATCTTATTATTCATCGGAGAttgcacacaggagagagaccctataaatgcttagactgtgggaaaagcttcagtcaacgCTCGGGCCTTATTAGCCATGGGAGAATCCATACGggagaaagaccctataaatgctcagactgtgggaaaagcttcggtCAGCGCTCAGTCCTTATTAACCATTTGAGaacacacacaggagagagaccctataaatgctcggactgtgggaaaagcttcaatcggagctcaaatcTTATTACCCATCGGAGATTGCACACAGGATAG